A part of Aegilops tauschii subsp. strangulata cultivar AL8/78 chromosome 2, Aet v6.0, whole genome shotgun sequence genomic DNA contains:
- the LOC141041775 gene encoding aspartic proteinase CDR1-like: protein MPCRSLHLILVVSIAALISGDVAAIREREREPVAGAAAPPGDGRAGFSLPVVHWRTMAEVVEEEIQLAANATASATEQKFVVPFRHRRRYSLYLVQLRIGGGAAGRVPSRYVLFDTGSDLSWTQCVPCQRCNRGYYLPLNAIKSGTYRHLSCEDPLCEHGTGTQCSMNYVSPGATDDLCLFRRSYGDGSKVSGYVGSDIFRFGNSIAGGGDGYSFEQPVAFGCAMYESTSAVREYSTGILGLGIGPLSFVAQAGVNKFSYCALSPERNDLRDEWRKTTSYLRFGDHAVTSGMRIPFKQDGYRYAISLKSVTYRRGGRIDQQQPVPIFLREEEAEQLPMLVDSGSALIWLPSVIFDPLLKRIDDEIALVRVSDPTSNPNINCYFGDMSDVEAVSVTLGFNGGAELELFGDTLFTEGSAGSYVCLGVAGGEQAALGMIAQRNTNVGYDLSNRDYF from the coding sequence ATGCCCTGTCGTTCCCTCCACCTTATCCTCGTGGTTAGCATCGCCGCTCTCATCTCCGGCGATGTAGCCGCCATCCGTGAGCGTGAGCGTGAGCCCGTCGCTGGTGCTGCTGCTCCTCCCGGAGATGGGCGGGCTGGATTCTCTCTCCCCGTCGTTCACTGGAGGACCATGGCAGAGGTCGTCGAGGAGGAGATCCAGTTGGCAGCCAATGCCACCGCCAGCGCAACGGAGCAGAAGTTTGTAGTGCCATTCCGCCATCGCCGCAGGTACTCGTTGTACCTGGTGCAACTCCGCATCGGCGGCGGAGCTGCCGGCCGAGTCCCGTCAAGATACGTGCTGTTCGACACCGGCAGCGACCTATCGTGGACGCAGTGCGTCCCTTGCCAGCGCTGCAACCGGGGCTATTATCTGCCGCTCAACGCCATCAAATCCGGGACCTACCGGCACCTCTCGTGCGAAGATCCATTGTGCGAGCACGGGACTGGCACGCAGTGCTCCATGAACTACGTCTCTCCGGGCGCGACCGATGACCTGTGCCTGTTCCGGAGGAGCTATGGCGACGGCAGCAAAGTGTCAGGCTATGTAGGGTCTGACATCTTCCGTTTCGGTAACAGCatcgcgggcggcggcgatggctACAGCTTCGAGCAACCTGTGGCCTTCGGCTGCGCGATGTATGAAAGCACCAGCGCCGTAAGAGAATACAGCACTGGTATTCTCGGTTTAGGCATCGGTCCCCTTTCGTTCGTCGCCCAGGCAGGCGTGAATAAATTCTCCTACTGCGCTCTGTCACCGGAGCGAAATGATCTCCGTGACGAGTGGAGGAAAACCACAAGCTATCTTCGGTTCGGCGATCATGCTGTCACGTCCGGCATGAGGATTCCGTTCAAGCAGGACGGCTATCGCTACGCCATCAGCCTCAAGAGCGTGACGTACCGGCGAGGAGGTCGCATTGATCAGCAGCAGCCCGTGCCCATATTCCTCCGTGAAGAGGAGGCGGAGCAGCTGCCCATGCTGGTGGACTCCGGGTCAGCGCTCATCTGGCTTCCCAGTGTCATCTTCGACCCTCTGCTCAAGAGGATCGACGACGAAATAGCTTTGGTCAGAGTGTCCGATCCCACTTCTAACCCCAACATCAACTGCTATTTTGGGGATATGTCAGATGTCGAAGCGGTGTCGGTCACGCTCGGCTTCAATGGAGGGGCAGAGCTCGAGCTGTTTGGAGATACTCTCTTTACTGAAGGTTCAGCCGGTAGTTACGTTTGTTTGGGGGTTGCCGGCGGCGAGCAAGCTGCACTAGGGATGATTGCTCAGCGTAACACCAATGTTGGGTATGATCTATCCAACAGAGATTACTTTTGA